In Leptospira montravelensis, the DNA window CTTATTTCCACTCCCGAATGTCTACAAAATGTCCTTCTACAGCCACAGCCGCAGCCATTGCAGGTCCGACTAAATGGGTGCGTCCACCTTTCCCCTGTCTTCCTTCAAAGTTTCTATTGGAAGTGGAGGCACAACGATCACCCGGAGAAAGTACATCGTCATTCATAGCAAGGCACATAGAACAACCTGGATTACGCCATTGGAATCCAGCTTCTAAAAAGATTTTATCTAGGCCTTCCTGTTCTGCTTGGCGTTTCACCCGACCAGAACCTGGTACAATGATGGCCTCTACCTCTTTACTTACTTTTTTCCCTTTGACTGTATTTGCTACCACACGAAGGTCTTCGATCCTTGAATTTGTACAAGAACCTATAAATACTTTATTCACTTTAACATCCGATAGTTTTTGACCCGGTTTTAAATCCATATAAGCAAGAGCGGACTCTGCCGATTTTTTTTGCACGGGATCTGTGAAATCAGAAGGACTTGGAACTACGTTTGTCACAGGAATGACTTGGCCAGGAGAAGTTCCCCAAGAAACCATAGGTGCAATTTCACTCGCATTGAGTACCACTGTTTTATCAAACTTAGCACCAGCATCAGTAGCATAAGCTTTCCATTTAGCAGCTGCTACATCAAATGCATCACCTTTCGGAGCAAAGTCTCTTCCTTTGATATAATTAATGGTAGTGTCATCGGGAGAAATGAGGCCGGCGCGAGCACCAGCTTCAATCGCCATATTACAAATGGTCATACGACCTTCCATACTGAGAGAACGAATGGCCTCTCCCGTAAATTCAATCACGTATCCTGTGGCCCCATCAGTTCCAATTTTACCAATGATGGCAAGGACAATGTCTTTTGCAGAAACAAGGGGAGATAATTTCCCATCCACACGAATCTCTAAAGTTTTTGGTTTCTTTTGGACAAGAGTTTGTGTAGCTAGAACATGTTCAACTTCTGAGGTTCCGATTCCAAAAGCAAGAGCTCCAAAAGCACCATGAGTTGCTGTATGGGAATCCCCACAAACAATGGTCATCCCTGGATGGGTGAGGCCTAGTTCCGGTGCCACCACGTGGACAATTCCATTGTCAGGGTGATTGATATCAAATAATGTAATTCCGTTTTCTTTACAATTGTCCATAAGAGTTTGCATCTGAAGGACAGAGATGGGATCTACAGATTTCCAATCCCGAGTTCTTGTGGAAACGTTGTGATCCATCGTAGCAAAAGTAGCGTCTGGTCTACGCACTTTTCTGTTTGTTAGTTTTAAACTTTCAAAGGCCTGTGGGCTTGTAACTTCATGGACTAGGTGTCTGTCGATGTAAATGAGGCAGGTCCCATCATCCTCGTGGACCAAATGGTCATTCCAAATCTTCTCAAACATGGTTTTCATAACTAGACTCCCCCACTTCCAGTCATAACTCGGACATGGGGTGGTATGTCCAGGGAATTTGAAAAAATAGATAAGTTCTAAGGGGTTTGGATGGTTGCCCCATCCACATAGGTTCCCGAAAGACCAGTGCAATGGGTGGCGGCAGTACCCCCACCTCCACCAGTCAAGGGAGCCGTATATACACTGATGATAAATCCTACACTGGACTGTGTGACTTTACAGGAACCAACAGCACTGGTTTCTGTACATTTGGATGTCTGTTTGGTTCCCGAAAGACAGCTAGTGAGAAACCCGTAATAATTTTGGCAAACTCCTGAACCCAAATCACAAGCAAACTTAAAAGTTTTTGTGGTTCCTCCGTTTAGAATGTCCGTTAAATCCGAATCAGAAATCGCTTGGACTGGTGTTCCATCGGTAAGAACAGTCAACGGATTCGTGTTTGGATCTTCCTTTTGGTATAGATAAATTAAATAACTACCCGATTTTGTAAAATTGATGATGGTAGCCGGTGAGTCTACCTTAGTATATTCCGTACCTTCTTTGGCTAAAACTGCTGAAGATAAATCCAAAGGACAACTGCTCGAAACATAAACGGTTACTTTCGCATAACGTGATAATACGACTCGAGTCGCAATTTGGGCTCCTGCAATTTGCATCACCGCATAATGAGTATCTCCCGAAAGGGCAAAGGAAACTGTTTTTGCAGACGTAGTAATACCCGTATAACCGGCTTTGATTTGAGTTCCAAGCCCTGCCACCGTACATCCATTTTCACCTGTTTCTTTGGCAAGTAGTAGTGAAGTTGTAGCATCGTTATTTGCTGTTTTTCCAGAACAAAATAGAGCAGAAAAAACAAAAAGGGAAACGATTATTGCGTTTAACATCCGAATCATATTTCTACCTGCCTCGAAACGAAAGGATCGTTTTTCCTATTTGAATTTCATCTAAATTATGAAGAACCTTAGGTCTTAGTAATTTTTTTCCGTTTAAGTATACCCCTGTTTCGGAGACACAATCAAACAATATATACTTTCCTTTTTTATTTTTTATCTTTGCATGAATCCCCGCTACATTTGGATCATCAAGCACCAAGTGGTTAGATTCCCAACTTCCAATTGTCACTTCATCAAACTGCAATACATACTGGATAGGCTCATGATTGAAATCTTTACGCATTAGGACCGCATACGAATAGGAAACACCCGGAAGTGATTCTTTCTCTGCTATGGCAACAGCGATTTCTCGATCACGCGCTGCCTTCTCCATTGTTTCCCCATACATCCTATCATAAACCTGGAGTTCTTCCTTCCTTTCCGAATATTCGGAATCGTTGTTTGGAACAGCAGTCAAACCTAGGCGAGGTTCTTCGTATCCACGTAAATAAAACAATGCCGCCAAACAAAGAAATATGAGAAAAAAACTAACAGGGAAAAAAAACAAGGGATCAGATAATTGCAGGTATAGTGTTTTAAAAAAAGAAAGTTCATATTGGAATTCCAGACGAATGCCCTGGTCACCCGTGGCAAATCCCCCAGAAACAAAGTTTGTTTTCCACCTAGAGAGTTTCCAAGGAGAAAGATAATTAAGTTCGTAATCTGCCTCACCCAAAGCACGTAGATATGAAAACAATTCGGAATAACTATTCGGTTTGGAAATTGGATAATGCCTTCCATTCGCATAACTAGCAAGTTTAGTTGCTTCCAAACTGCTGGGTGCAAGCACAATCAATTGTAAGTTCTTTTCCCGAATTCTTTTGGCAAGTTCCGGAATTTCAAATCGGTCTTGCCATTCAGGAGAAAAACTCACAATAACTAGAATATGGTCCTCGGTTGTCTGATTTTTCTTTATCCCCGAAAGGAAATTTTCCCAGTTTCGAATGGGGTAGTTAGGTGGAGGAACCTTAGGAAAAGGAAAGGAAACATCAAGAACATTTGAGCGGATACGTTCAAATGAATGTTTATTTTCATCTGACTGAATTTGTAACTGGGATGTCCCGCCACTTTGTTCGCTCACCTTCACCAGTTGGTTTGCTAATTGTATGAGCCAACGACGATCTTCTGCATTGGAATAACTTGGAATTGAAATATAAAGGTTTACTGGGTTTTTCACCTCAGTCTTTTGGAGGCGAAAGGAATCGGTTAGACGAGAATTAGTACCCATCTGCTCAGAAATGACAAAACCTTCGGGTTCCAATGAACGGTTGGAATGAAATCGAATTTTGATTTCTGGATAGTTTCTCGTATCGACAGAGCGAAGACTAAAACCCGATTCTGCGAATAGAACTGGGGGAACCAAAACTAAAAACAGAAACGTCCAGTTACTGAAAAAGTAGCGAAGCTTCCTTAAGTTGTTTTCCATATTCTGTTTTTGGCTCCAGGTTTTGGTTTAGAACCGAAATGGTTTCTACGACTTCCCCTTGTTTCATTATCGTAACTTGAGAGGCCAGACTTTCGACGATCCTTAACTCGTGTGTAATAAAAACAACTGTCATCCCCATTTTTGCAAGGTTTCGGACAGTTTCCAAGACAATTTTCTCCGAAAAGGCATCGAGTCCTGTCGTAGGTTCATCCAAAACCAAAATCTCAGGGGTCCGTAAAAAAGCTAAGGAAAGTAGAATTCGCTGCTTTTCGCCTCCTGACAAAGTCCTTGCATACGTTTTCCAATGGTTTCTAGGAATCGATAACTGGTCCCAAATCAAAAACAAAGATTCATAAGAGATACTTTCAAAACCCGATAATTTAAAAAAATCTTGGATTTGTGCTCTGATGGTGCGAAACGGATGGAAGGCTGAATTGGGATTTTGCGGAACCAGAAAGAGTTTGGTTCCCAGGTTTTTAGAACGAACATCGTTGCCAAGAACGGAAAATCTTTCGTAGAACAATTGGCAACCCTTAGGCAACATTCCAAACAAAGAGAATCCTAGAGTTGACTTTCCAGATCCAGATTCACCAATAATGCCGTGGATATACCCTCTTTGTATATCTAAAGAAATTCCCTTCCAAATCTTAAACCCATCCGTTGTTTCGATGGTAGCATTTTTGATTTGAATTGCATAGGGATCAGTCGAGGCCAAAGAGATCCTTTTCAATGATGCTACAAAGAATATGTCCAATCAGGATATGGCATTCTTGGATTCTTGCTGTAACCTTCGAAGGGACAATGATTTCTACATCCGCTTTGCCCTTTAGTTTTCCACCGTCACCACCCAAAAATAGGATTACCTTCATTCCAATCTTTCTAGCTTCTTCCACCGCCAAAATGATGTTTTGCGAATTTCCGGAAGTGGTAAGTCCTACAAAAACGTCTGATGGTTTTCCAAATGCTTGCACTTGTCTTTGAAATACATATTCGTAACCGTAATCGTTAGAACAAGCAGTGAGAACAGCTTGATCACTATTTAAGGCGAGTGCGGGAATTGCTTTTCTTTCGTTCCCTGATTTATAACGAACCACAAGTTCAGCTGCAATATGGGAAGCATCACAACTAGATCCTCCATTACCACAGAAATATAATAATCCATTTTGGTTTAAAGAATCCACAAGTAGTTTCCCCGCAGATTCAATGGAAGGCAAAAGAAATGGCAATAACTGTTGTTTAACGGCTATCGAATCCTCAATATGTGTTTGTATGAGTGATTTATGATCCATGATTATTTTCCTTTTCTCTTCTTTCTTTTATGGAATTGATTGTATTTCCAAATTCGACTAGTGCAGAACCAAACCCAAATAGGTTTTTTGCTTTCGTATAGGGATTATTCTCTGTCCCATTTCCTAAATTCAAATAAAACAGCTCATCCCTCACCAATCTTTTTTGTCTTTCTGTAGCCACAGATTCAAAAAACTCTCTACATTCTTCACCTATCGCAAGCATCACAAGAGCCATAGAATTTGGTTTCATTTGTAAGATAATTTGTTCTTTCCAAAACCGTTCCCAAGTAAGAACAACTCGCCAATCTTCCTTGGGTCCTTCGGCCTCTAAGAATAAATCGGTTTTAGGAACTGAAAATGCAGAGAGTAAACTATCCAGACGAGCCAGGTCTTTTGAGAGGTTTTGGTTTAATACACCCTCATCAACAAAAAGAACACCTGCCCACTTATCTTCCTTATTTTTATACAAATGGTTTCCTGTAACCAAAATCAATGAATAGTTTTCGCCTTCTGCTCGAAATAATTTATCGTTTGTTTTAGTTAGACGGAACTTAGGAGTTTCAATCACTACACCAGAACTCACTTGTTTTGTACGGAGTTTCTTTTTCCAATTATCAATGGCAACTGCCCATTCCATAGAAAATGTTTTTGATTCTTTTTTTCTTTTCGCTGGGTCTTGGTCTTCTGCCTTTCCCTTCGATCTAAAAATCTGAATGAACCAGGAGAATAAACCGGGTTTAGATGGTTTTTTATTTTTTGCCATACTCTTTTCTTATATTGGACGGACGAACAATCTGTTTACGATCCAGTTCATATAATTTTGCGTATTTTAGAAAGGTCGAAAACGAAGAGGCAATGGCAATCCAAAGCCCAGGAATTCCATCCAAAAACCCAAATTTAAAAATATATATTTCTAAAAATTTCCCGAATGGTTTAAAAAAAGTTTTAAAAAGAGAAAACCTTTCTCCTTTCGCATAACGAGTATAAGCAACGATGCTTGAGAACTGATTGATTGTTGTGATTTGATGACTAAAATCTGTAAAACTAAAATGGAGGATATCTCCCTTCATCACTTTTCCAACAGAACCTGGTTTTAGTTCGATAAAATCATGTGGGTTTTCTCCCACCCAAGTGGCCGAATTTTTTTGGAATAAACGATACCTACGAAGCGGATACCAACCGCTGTGTCGAATCCAACGTCCCAAATGATAGGTCAATCTCGCAATTTTATAACCCTCTGCCAAAATATTTTCTGACTCTAAAAAAGCTTCCATCGATTGGACCAAAGTTTGGTCTGCTCGTTCATCCGCATCTAAAGAAAGAATCCAATCATTGGAACAAAAACCTATGGCCTTATTTTTTTGTTCCACATGCCCAGGAAAAGGAGATTCAAAAAATTTAACCTTGGAAAAGGAGGTGGCAATTTCTTTTGTACGGTCTGTACTTAGGGAATCTAAAACAATAATTTCATCTGCGACCGTTTCGATGGAGCGTATACAGTCTCCAATATTTTTTTCTTCATTGAAGGTGATGATAGCCACCGACAATTTTCTTTTTCTCTTGCCATCCATACGAGTTAAAACCTATTCTTTTAACCAAATATGATTGGGAAACAAACATTTCATAAGATTTCTATTGTTTTTCTCTACCTTTTCTTTGTCCTTTCCCCGTTTTCAATTAGCCTTTCCCAAATTTTTGCCGGTGCCTCCCTTTTCTTTTTGTTTTTAGATTTCCTTTGGCAAAAAAATATTCCGAGGTCTGAATCCTTTTTCTTTTTTTGGATCCTTATTTATTTGGGTTTTTTAATTTATCCACTCTTCCATTTCGAATTTTCTTTTTGGAAACAAATCGTTTTAAAATCAGAATTTGGGGATGTATGGATGGGATTTTTATTATTACACCATGCAAACCTCTCTGAACAAGAAAAATCAAATTTAAAAAATGCAGTATTTCTAGGAGCCGTGTTTCTTCTTCTCTCAGGAACCATATCGCTTTTTTCCCCATATCGATTGGCTCCATTTGTGATGGATGGATTCCAATACGTCGAAGGCCGTCGTTTGCCCCACCAGTTGGGAAACCTTTTAGGTATTTTCCCTTTTTATTTACCGATTGGATTCCAAAGCACTCACCTAACATACGGAGGGATGTTAGCACTTTACCTTCCTTCACTCTTTTTAAAGACATACAGGAGCTTTCCCACATTTAAAAAGAATAACAGATCTAAGTTTCTATTTTTTTCCTTACTTATCTTCTCTTTTTTAGGACTCGTTTTACTTTTTCTCAATCAAAGTAGGTCCGTTTGGTTTGGGTTACTCTTTGGATTTTTCCTTTTATCTTTCCAAAAAAAAATATCTTTAAAAAAATATCTACCCTGGTTAGGAATTGGTCTCTTACTTGTATTGGTTCTTCTAACTCTATTTTATCACAACAACTGGTTATTCCAAAGAGCTATCGATGATTTATTCGCTAAACGTTCGTTAGAGAATCAAAGGATATGGATTCACAAAATGAATTTTGAAATTTTAAAAGATTCATTTTTATTGGGAATTGGTAGTGGAAATTACCCAAAAGAATTCATAACCCAAGCGATCCCTTTAGTAAAAGTTTTCCCGGAGTTATATTATGATTTGTCGATCACACCCAAATCCCATGCACATTTTGATTTTCTGCATTTTTGGATTTTAGGTGGGCTCACTTCCTCAATCGCTTATCTTTGTTTTTTGTATTGGATCACAAAAAAAATCTTACAAGTTAAAAAAAACAATCTTATATATTTAGGTTTTTTCAGTGTTATTTTTGCAGGTAGTTTCCAATGTTTTCTGTTAGATGACGAGGTATTACTTCCCTTTTTAGGACTTTTGATTTTACTTCCCTCAGCTCCTATGGGAATAAAAGAGAAAAAGAAAACTATACAAAAGGGACAAACCCAAGTGTATGGAATTCTCGTTTTTTGGATTTTTATTTCTAGTGCAGGGGCTTTTTATTTATCAAAAACTCCAGCCAAAGACCTTTTTTTTCATAGGGCTCGCACAGAACATAACTTCCCGATGGCCAAAGCTCAATCTGCTATCAATGCAAAAACGGCTGTGCCTATGCCGAACGGGACTAAAGAAATTTATTTTAAACTAGCTGGTTGTTTGGACCATGAAATGAATTTTGATACGATCCCCAAGGTTCGAGTTTCCCCGATTCAGTTTTTTATCCATTGGGAAGAAATTCCAGACGGTCATCTACCTGAAACACTCATCCTTGAAATCCGTAAGCGCGAAAGTTTTGACCAGGACAAAGAATATAAAGTGCAAGCAGAGAGAATTGTAAAAAAGGAGAGTTTTACCAACCTAAATCAAATTCAAATGATCCAAGTCCATCCGAATGAGTTTCTGGAATCTCTTGGAAAGGGGATTGAATTTGTTGATTTTGGATTTTTATTTTCATGGAAAGAGAAAAAACCTTTTCTACCGCGAATCGAAATTTCAGGGAATTGTGAATTAATAACGCGGGAAATGCGCTAAGTTGTTAAGAGTAAGAGATGTTGATTTTAGTTTTGTTTGATTGAGTGGGTTCGCGGGAATCGCTTCGATCTTCGGCCATCCTGGCCTTTCGATCTAAAGCCCGTCTTGCTCGCGACTTCGGACATACTGTCCACAGAAAAATGGCTTCACGCTCATCCACCCTTGGCCTTACGGCCAACTTCGCCTCCGGCTTCTATAAAGCCTGCGCGGGGTGTATCTAAGAGTAAGAGATGTTGATTGTTGTTTTGATTGATTGAGTGGGTTCGCGGGAATCGCTTCGATCTTCGGCCATCCTGGCCTTTCGATCTCAGCCCGTCTTGCTCGTCACCTCAGGCTTCCTGCCTTCGGAAAAAACGTATACGCTCCCTATGGGTCGCTACGTTTTTTTTGACTCGCAATCGTTCGATTCATACCTGGAGCGGGAATCGAACCCGCACGGGATTACTCCCACAGGATTTTAAGTCCTGTGTGTCTACCAATTCCACCATCCAGGCGAATTTTCAGTGATAGGCGTCGGCCGGATTCGAACCGGCGGTCAAGCTTTTGCAGAGCCATGCCTTACCACTTGGCCACGACGCCAATCGTGACTTTGGATAGGCTAAAATATGAAGGTCTGGTGTCAAATGGAAACTGAATTCACTTTTCATCGGATTGTAACATTTCACTCAAAAATCAAATTGCCTATCCAATTCTTAGGATTGGGCTGTAGATATGAACGTAAAGACCATACTATCCTTATTCATTCTTTTGATTTTATCGCATGTTACTTTTGCAGACACAGTCACTGTGAAGGCTACCAAAGAGGTTTTGGAAAACGTAAAAACATCTTCCCCAACTGCAAATTATGTTTTGGTGGAATCCAAAGACGGCACTAAACAAGCATATAAGAAAAATGCGGTAGATGTAGTTTCTCTTCCTGTGGTTTGGGAATCACAAAAGGAAGAAGAGAAACCTGGTTTTTTGGGTACCCTATTTTCATCCAAGGAAACACCGAATACAGAAGTAACAAAATTCGAAGAGCATAAAGAAAACCCAGAAAACCAAAGTTTTTTCAGAAAAAAACTACCTGAACTGGCTATGGGCGGAATGGCCCTACTCTGGCTCCTTTTGCCTTAAATCCAAACTAACGTTTAGGATTATAAAAACCTAAACGTTATTCCCACTCAATGGTTCCAGGCGGTTTATGGGTGAGATCATACAATACCAATGAAATATGAGGCGAAGCTAACAGTTCTTTGGTGATCTTATCCAATATCTTTCTGTCCATTGCATAAAAATTAGCGGTCATGGCTTCGGTGGATTCCACTGGCCGTAACACTACCCCATAGGAATTTGCACGTAAACCCACAGGAACTAAAACTACTGGCATTTGCCAGATAGATGTATGGATGGATTCTTCAAAAAGGATTCGGTTCACGATGGAATCAGCTTCCCGCAAAATATCCGAATGTTCTTTGTCTAAAGTCAGTTTGGTATAATAAAAACTACCGGAAAAAGTGGATATTCCAGGTGCAAAAACCACACGATTGATTTCTTTTTTGAAATTTGTGATCTCCACTGCACATTCGTCTAACTCATTCCAGTTGGTGGTAAAGTCATTTAACACGGCACAGTGGGCATAACTTCTTTGGTCGCCTTGGACCCCCACGGAAAGGATGGGTAAAATTCTCACTTCAGCTTTTTTTCCAGAAAGAGCCAAATCAGTAAAATTGATAGAAGGCGGTTTTGATTCTGGGCTTGCAATCATTCTTACCACAAGGCCTGGGCCCGGAAAAGGATGCCTTTCGATCCAACGTTCGGGAAGGCCAAGAAGTCTTCCCAGTTCTCTCACTTCATCTTTATACAAATCAGCGATTGGTTCGATGATTTTCCCTTCTTGGATGAGTTTTTCAATTTGAGGGACACGGTTGTGGTGGGTTTTGATTTTATGAGAGTGTTTGGTTCCCCCGGATTCGATGGTGTCTGGGTAAATGGTTCCTTGGCCAAGAAGCCAATGTTCTGAATCCAAACCAAGGGAATCGGTAGCTTTTCCTTGTGCTTCTAAAAATAAATCTCCCACGATACGGCGTTTTTTTTCAGGTTCAAATTCTGATTTTAGATGTTTGTAAAAAATTTCGCTTTCATCCCAAATGGTGAGGTCGAAGCCAACTTGGTGGAGGTTGTCCATAAGGTCCTTCACTTCATTTTTACGCATAAACCCTGTGTCGACAAGGAGTCCCTTCACCCGGTCTTTCCCAAGAGCTTTGGCAAGAAGTAAATAAGCTACGGAAGAATCCACTCCCCCAGACACGAGTAAAAACACATTTTTTCCTTGCGGGACTTTCTTTTGTAATTCAGAGATTTGTTCTTCTAGAAACTGTGAGATACTCCAACTGGAACCTGCATTACAAAGATTCACAAAGTTACGAAGTAAAACTTCCCCTTCTTCCGAGTGTGTGACTTCTGGATGGAATTGGATTCCAAATTGTTTTTTAGACTCATTAGAAACAAACGCATAACGACAATTATCGGAGGAAGCAACGATTTGAAATCCATCCGGCATTCGAACCACTTCATCTCCGTGGCTCATCCAAACTTTTGTTTTTGGAGAGAGTGATTGGGAAAGTAAAGAATTTGGATTTTGAATTTCTAAAATGGCTGGACCATATTCTTTAGAATTAGAAGAAACAACTTCACCACCGAGGGCCTTCATTAAAAGTTGGTGCCCGTAACAGATTCCGAGTATAGGAACAGAAATTTGGAAGAAACCATCTGGTAAAAGTGGAGCTCCCTTTTCATACACACTGCTTGGTCCACCGGAAAGTATGATTCCCGCATAAGATGCGTAAACAGAGAGAGGTTCTTCGTTGGATAGGATTTCCGTATAGGCTCCAAGCCTACGAATTCGGGAAGCGATGAGGTGAGCGTATTGACCGCCGAAATCGACGACTGCAATTTTTTTATCACTTTTCATGGGATGATTCCAAAATAATTTTGCAATTGTCGGGGTAAACAAATGTCGGAAAAAAAATCAGAATCTTCTTACGAGGACAAACAAGACCATATCCCGTCCTGGAAAACCCCAGAAATCGAATGGTTTGCCAATGTGTATGCCGGAAAAGAATACAATATTGAATTTACCATCCCGGAATTCACTGCGGTTTGCCCAAAAACCGGACTTCCCGACTTTGGAACCATATATATCGATTACATCCCCAGAGATCGCTGTGTGGAATTAAAATCCCTTAAAGAATATATGATGTCTTTTCGAAATATAGGAATTTTCCATGAAAACGTTGTGAACAAAATCCTGGAAGACTTTGTTTTGGCTGTAGATCCCCTATATGTAAAAGTGGTTGGTGATTACAATGTTCGTGGTGGAGTCAAAACTGTCGTAAAACGAGAGTACAAAGCCTAAATGGAAAATCTCATCGGCTACGTTGCCGCTTTTTTAACGACCGTGTCTTTTCTCCCACAAGTATTACGAGTGGTGATGACCAAACAAACCCGAGACATCAGTCGTAATATGTACATTATGTTTTTTATTGGTGTACTTTTGTGGTTTGTGTATGGAGTTTTAAAATCTGATTTGCCTATCATTCTCGCAAACGCAGTCACCATATTTTTTGTATCCATTATTTTATATTATAAACTGAGAGAGAACCTATCATGAGAAAAGCTTATGTAGACAAAGACAATTGTACTTCTT includes these proteins:
- the guaA gene encoding glutamine-hydrolyzing GMP synthase, which produces MKSDKKIAVVDFGGQYAHLIASRIRRLGAYTEILSNEEPLSVYASYAGIILSGGPSSVYEKGAPLLPDGFFQISVPILGICYGHQLLMKALGGEVVSSNSKEYGPAILEIQNPNSLLSQSLSPKTKVWMSHGDEVVRMPDGFQIVASSDNCRYAFVSNESKKQFGIQFHPEVTHSEEGEVLLRNFVNLCNAGSSWSISQFLEEQISELQKKVPQGKNVFLLVSGGVDSSVAYLLLAKALGKDRVKGLLVDTGFMRKNEVKDLMDNLHQVGFDLTIWDESEIFYKHLKSEFEPEKKRRIVGDLFLEAQGKATDSLGLDSEHWLLGQGTIYPDTIESGGTKHSHKIKTHHNRVPQIEKLIQEGKIIEPIADLYKDEVRELGRLLGLPERWIERHPFPGPGLVVRMIASPESKPPSINFTDLALSGKKAEVRILPILSVGVQGDQRSYAHCAVLNDFTTNWNELDECAVEITNFKKEINRVVFAPGISTFSGSFYYTKLTLDKEHSDILREADSIVNRILFEESIHTSIWQMPVVLVPVGLRANSYGVVLRPVESTEAMTANFYAMDRKILDKITKELLASPHISLVLYDLTHKPPGTIEWE
- the queF gene encoding preQ(1) synthase, whose product is MSEKKSESSYEDKQDHIPSWKTPEIEWFANVYAGKEYNIEFTIPEFTAVCPKTGLPDFGTIYIDYIPRDRCVELKSLKEYMMSFRNIGIFHENVVNKILEDFVLAVDPLYVKVVGDYNVRGGVKTVVKREYKA
- a CDS encoding SemiSWEET transporter gives rise to the protein MENLIGYVAAFLTTVSFLPQVLRVVMTKQTRDISRNMYIMFFIGVLLWFVYGVLKSDLPIILANAVTIFFVSIILYYKLRENLS